From a single Miscanthus floridulus cultivar M001 chromosome 8, ASM1932011v1, whole genome shotgun sequence genomic region:
- the LOC136473628 gene encoding U-box domain-containing protein 27-like: protein MGRREMNGRLSAEYQGLEVKVPNLFRCPISLDVMRSPVSLCTGVTYERASIERWLDSGNTTCPATMLPLPSTDLVPNLTLRRLIALWASTAAPSSPSSSSSSSPPAASAVGPTPAAAAAELLRRVADPGADPCPPLRKLAAFLSDDDVDEFDKNALARASGAAETVASVLLRRSADREAAEAAVRVLAAIAASDCIEEESKRRVAAALVADAASAAAALARVLRSGTSLEARVDAARLVESLLHNAAASAVPGARAAVAESEELVGELIRLVGPADDDKKKKSGGGGLTLDRQAVAAGLSCLAAIAATRRGARAEMVRLGAVPAAVRVLEADDAGSTRQALRVLEAAVGCAEGRAAVCESAGTAVPAVVSKMMKGGMGGVEAAVSVLWAVCHRYRDRRAVEAAAACEGGLTKLLLLMQSGCSAATRQMASELLKIFRVNGKSCVAGYDSKTSHIMPF from the coding sequence ATGGGGAGGCGCGAGATGAATGGGCGGCTATCGGCCGAGTACCAGGGCCTGGAGGTGAAGGTGCCCAACCTGTTCCGGTGCCCCATCTCGCTGGACGTGATGCGCTCCCCCGTGAGCCTCTGCACGGGCGTCACCTACGAGCGCGCCTCCATCGAGCGCTGGCTCGACTCCGGCAACACCACCTGCCCGGCCACCATGCTCCCGCTCCCCTCCACCGACCTCGTCCCCAACCTCACCCTGCGCCGCCTCATCGCGCTGTGGGCGTCCACGGCCgcgccctcctctccctcctcctcctcgtcctcctcaccgCCCGCGGCGTCCGCCGTCGGGcccacgccggccgccgccgctgccgagctCCTCCGCCGGGTCGCTGACCCCGGCGCCGACCCCTGCCCCCCGCTCCGGAAGCTCGCGGCTTTCCTCTCCGACGACGACGTGGACGAGTTCGACAAGAACGCGCTGGCTCGGGCCAGCGGCGCAGCGGAGACCGTGGCGTCCGTGCTGCTGCGGAGGTCGGCGGACAGGGAGGCCGCGGAGGCCGCCGTGCGTGTGCTGGCGGCGATCGCAGCGTCCGACTGCATCGAGGAGGAGAGCAAGAGGCGCGTGGCCGCGGCGCTGGTAGCCGACGCGGCGTCCGCGGCCGCGGCCCTGGCGCGCGTGCTGCGGAGCGGGACCTCGCTGGAGGCGCGCGTGGACGCGGCGAGGCTGGTGGAGTCGCTGCTCCACAATGCGGCGGCGTCGGCAGTCCCGGGCGcgcgggcggcggtggcggagtccgaggagctggtcggcgagctgatccgCCTCGTGGGCCCCGCGGACgacgacaagaagaagaagagcggcggcggcggcctgacCCTGGACAGGCAGGCCGTGGCGGCGGGGCTGTCGTGCCTGGCGGCTATCGCGGCGACGCGGCGCGGCGCCCGCGCCGAGATGGTCCGTCTGGGCGCCGTGCCCGCGGCCGTGCGCGTGCTGGAAGCCGACGACGCCGGGTCCACGAGGCAGGCGCTCCGCGTGCTGGAAGCCGCGGTGGGGTGCGCCGAGGGCCGCGCCGCGGTGTGCGAGTCGGCGGGGACCGCGGTGCCCGCGGTGGTGTCCAAGATGATGAAGGGCGGGATGGGCGGCGTGGAGGCGGCGGTGTCGGTGCTGTGGGCGGTGTGCCACCGGTACCGGGACCGGCGCGCCGTGGAGGCCGCGGCGGCGTGCGAGGGCGGGCTCACCAAGCTTCTGCTGCTGATGCAGAGCGGGTGCTCGGCGGCGACAAGGCAGATGGCGTCGGAGCTGCTCAAGATCTTCCGGGTGAACGGCAAGAGCTGCGTCGCGGGGTACGACTCCAAGACCAGCCACATCATGCCCTTCTGA